Proteins from a single region of Sneathiella aquimaris:
- a CDS encoding glycosyltransferase family 4 protein, translated as MRVLFILPHPIEGPSSRFRVYQYIPYLREHGIECDIRPFVSSEHVQELYATGNTGTKIVLTLRGLAARMRDVVYAQKYDIVFILREAFALGPPFVERALKKACGRMVFDFDDAIYTRSLAYDNPVDRLRDFSKTAKVIAAADTIITGSSYLAAYAKQHSKSTGQVRVLPTVVDHQVYRPRNCRAKDDTITLGWIGTPRGSHYVADLMPVFKELCCRFPQLRMVFVGVEPFDTENLPIELRDWSLEREIDDISDFDIGIMPLTDDEETRGKCGFKIIQYMSCGVAPVVSPVGANTDIVIEDETGLFANNPNQWRDQISRLIEDETFRKQMAEKGRQRVAEQYSLSVTAPKLLKILRETAAR; from the coding sequence ATGCGTGTTCTATTTATCCTTCCGCACCCGATTGAAGGCCCTTCAAGCCGGTTTCGCGTCTATCAGTATATTCCATATCTCAGAGAGCATGGGATTGAGTGTGATATCAGGCCCTTTGTTTCGTCCGAACATGTTCAGGAACTGTATGCAACCGGCAATACCGGCACCAAAATAGTGTTGACCTTGCGGGGGCTGGCGGCCCGTATGCGCGATGTTGTATACGCGCAAAAATATGACATTGTGTTTATCCTGCGCGAGGCGTTTGCTTTGGGGCCACCCTTTGTGGAGCGTGCCCTTAAAAAAGCTTGTGGGCGTATGGTTTTTGATTTTGATGATGCAATTTATACGCGGTCGCTGGCCTATGATAATCCGGTTGATCGCCTTCGGGACTTTAGCAAAACGGCAAAGGTTATTGCGGCCGCTGACACCATAATCACCGGTAGTTCCTATCTTGCAGCCTATGCAAAGCAACATAGTAAGTCCACCGGACAGGTTCGGGTTTTGCCCACCGTTGTCGATCATCAGGTATACCGACCAAGAAATTGTCGGGCAAAGGATGACACAATCACATTGGGCTGGATCGGGACACCGCGCGGCTCCCATTATGTTGCGGACTTAATGCCTGTTTTTAAAGAACTATGCTGTCGTTTCCCTCAATTGCGCATGGTGTTTGTGGGGGTTGAGCCCTTCGATACTGAAAACTTGCCCATTGAACTTAGAGACTGGTCGCTAGAGCGCGAAATAGACGATATTTCGGACTTTGATATCGGCATAATGCCCTTGACGGATGATGAAGAAACACGGGGAAAATGCGGCTTTAAAATCATTCAGTATATGAGCTGTGGTGTTGCCCCTGTTGTCAGTCCGGTTGGCGCCAATACCGATATTGTCATTGAGGATGAAACCGGTTTGTTTGCCAATAATCCAAATCAATGGCGTGATCAGATTTCCCGCTTGATAGAGGATGAGACCTTTCGCAAACAAATGGCAGAAAAAGGACGCCAAAGAGTTGCAGAGCAATACTCCCTTTCTGTGACGGCACCAAAGTTATTGAAAATTCTTAGAGAAACGGCTGCCAGATGA
- a CDS encoding oligosaccharide flippase family protein — translation MSAPEETNSGRQVAQSSIFYLGSQLGARALNFVFFVMLARSLPTAEFGVLNFALTFIVFLDIVIDLGLSRYALREISKFPDQTGWFIGTLLPFKLFASVAVYGLSSAVILYGSDFGDNGLIFVVAVLSILFTAPSMLLESVLQAHQKFSIIAVAHVGLSVTQFVIGGGVLLSGGSTLIIGLVFSVSNLFYCSLMIYGVRKIDFGPFQFGALVSLGRLLKPAFPYLCSALIVILVMRVEFLILGYFGSAEDLGLYGMATKILEAALLLPVVFGTVLAPRFAIAHARPMEVLTRLYRSSVEILLLMVIPCALLAYSLAPVLVWILPDRGFAQLDSVLKLLFLGYPAACLYLLNTFVLFGAVKQSKPLILLIALALLQVAINAVLQNSFGLWGAAYSFLGFMSIAAFASTFFILNRFVELAITAQAFIAPGTGLAVVALIYWLMPASMEMIRLTVALASYAAVIFMTRRLLPGGARQFTFET, via the coding sequence ATGAGCGCGCCTGAAGAAACAAATAGCGGGCGCCAGGTGGCCCAATCAAGTATTTTCTATCTAGGCTCACAGCTCGGGGCTCGGGCTCTGAATTTTGTTTTTTTTGTTATGCTTGCCCGGTCGTTACCAACCGCAGAGTTTGGGGTCCTCAATTTTGCTCTGACCTTCATTGTGTTCCTGGATATCGTGATCGATCTGGGGCTGTCGCGGTATGCACTGCGTGAAATCTCCAAATTTCCGGATCAAACGGGTTGGTTTATTGGGACCCTGCTGCCCTTTAAGTTATTCGCCTCAGTAGCTGTGTACGGTCTGTCCAGTGCTGTAATCCTGTATGGAAGTGACTTTGGCGATAATGGCCTTATCTTCGTTGTCGCTGTTCTGAGTATCTTATTTACCGCGCCTTCAATGTTATTGGAAAGCGTGTTACAGGCTCACCAAAAATTCTCAATTATTGCGGTGGCGCATGTCGGCCTTAGTGTTACCCAATTCGTGATCGGGGGGGGCGTTCTTTTGAGCGGGGGCTCTACCCTGATCATCGGATTAGTCTTTTCGGTCTCCAATCTTTTTTATTGTTCGCTGATGATTTATGGCGTGCGTAAAATTGATTTTGGCCCGTTTCAATTCGGTGCGCTGGTCTCTCTGGGGCGATTGTTAAAGCCTGCTTTTCCGTATCTGTGTTCAGCGCTTATTGTCATTCTGGTGATGCGGGTGGAATTTTTGATTTTGGGGTACTTTGGGTCCGCCGAAGATCTGGGTCTTTATGGTATGGCCACAAAAATTCTTGAAGCCGCGTTGCTATTGCCCGTTGTCTTCGGCACCGTGCTGGCCCCGCGCTTTGCGATTGCTCATGCCCGTCCCATGGAAGTGCTCACCAGGTTATACAGGTCCAGCGTAGAGATCCTGTTGTTGATGGTTATCCCGTGTGCCCTTCTTGCTTACAGTCTGGCACCGGTGCTCGTCTGGATCCTGCCTGACCGAGGGTTTGCGCAGCTGGACAGTGTGTTGAAGCTTTTGTTCCTTGGCTATCCAGCGGCTTGCCTGTATTTGCTGAATACCTTTGTGTTATTTGGTGCCGTGAAACAGTCGAAGCCCCTGATCCTGTTAATCGCTCTTGCGCTGCTGCAAGTCGCGATAAACGCGGTGCTGCAAAACAGCTTTGGACTTTGGGGGGCGGCATACAGTTTCCTGGGCTTTATGAGCATTGCCGCGTTTGCATCGACTTTTTTCATTCTCAACAGATTTGTCGAATTGGCAATAACAGCGCAGGCGTTTATTGCACCGGGCACCGGGTTGGCAGTGGTGGCCCTGATCTACTGGTTGATGCCTGCAAGTATGGAAATGATTAGGTTGACTGTCGCACTGGCGAGTTATGCAGCAGTGATTTTTATGACAAGACGCTTATTGCCGGGGGGTGCCCGGCAGTTTACTTTCGAGACTTAA
- a CDS encoding glycosyltransferase family 2 protein, which produces MTDKKETVSVVIPNWNGEKLLRLCLDSLRAQTFQDFKVYVVDNGSVDQSIPLLEQEYPEVVILRHSENLGFSAAINTGIEQSKGPYIAALNNDTETHPNWLDTIVKTMDAHPEAGFCASQLMDFTDRETIDSLGDGFYPFGVSFKVGSRRHNNVCTVTEIQSACAAASIYRRDMLEKIGLFDPDFFAYMEDIDLGLRAQMAGYRCIFVPGAIVYHMGSASSGGTASAFSVRLTTCNAYQVILKNVPALLIPLYLIFTFGTHCLAFVISLIIGKPRFLRTHWQAFFSGLLDACKEARKSLHKRRKLANLRAESTYGFLTTTIRTIRLNRSI; this is translated from the coding sequence ATGACGGATAAAAAAGAAACAGTCTCGGTGGTCATTCCCAACTGGAACGGTGAGAAACTGCTGCGCCTTTGCCTGGATAGCCTGCGCGCGCAAACCTTCCAGGATTTTAAAGTATATGTGGTCGATAATGGTTCTGTTGATCAGTCCATTCCTTTGTTAGAACAAGAATATCCCGAAGTGGTCATCTTGCGCCATTCTGAAAATCTTGGATTTTCTGCGGCCATAAACACCGGTATTGAACAGTCCAAGGGCCCCTATATCGCCGCCTTGAACAATGATACCGAAACCCACCCCAACTGGTTGGACACCATTGTAAAAACCATGGACGCTCACCCGGAGGCAGGCTTCTGTGCCTCGCAGCTTATGGATTTTACCGACCGTGAAACAATCGATTCTTTAGGCGATGGGTTTTATCCTTTTGGCGTGTCGTTTAAAGTGGGGAGCCGCCGCCATAATAATGTATGCACCGTGACAGAAATCCAGAGTGCCTGTGCCGCAGCTTCCATTTACAGACGCGATATGCTGGAAAAGATAGGCCTGTTTGACCCAGATTTTTTCGCATATATGGAAGATATTGATCTGGGCCTCAGGGCCCAGATGGCAGGATATCGTTGTATTTTTGTGCCCGGCGCCATTGTCTATCATATGGGAAGCGCATCATCGGGCGGAACGGCCTCTGCCTTTTCAGTCAGATTGACAACCTGCAATGCCTATCAGGTAATCCTTAAAAATGTACCGGCCCTGTTGATCCCCCTCTATTTGATCTTTACCTTTGGCACACATTGTCTCGCCTTCGTTATCAGTTTGATTATTGGCAAGCCACGATTTCTCCGCACCCACTGGCAGGCTTTTTTCTCGGGACTGCTCGACGCCTGCAAAGAAGCCCGCAAAAGCCTTCATAAACGGCGCAAGCTTGCAAATTTGCGCGCCGAAAGTACTTATGGCTTTCTCACAACAACAATACGGACAATTCGGCTCAATCGATCGATTTAA
- a CDS encoding class I SAM-dependent methyltransferase, which translates to MLYKQLSPKGQDGKGLCNLDFVDRYAEILRANLPNKFSDFDRFFSGTQRLETLAAILKRHIQEDGLTVLNVGSGPFATELFIERLQKQQIQSIDYTPEFAPFYQLLLQEGYIANTSFEQVDVMAVEFPQKAFDLIIIHDVLFEKALEMETLITRLSPFLKPGGSIYFDFINSRTQWVKRLFGQHDQFRYYDPDKVRSFISQAGFEILSFEATHKSHSWPIRILHHGLRILSGGSSNYSVLVQSKSPS; encoded by the coding sequence ATGTTGTATAAGCAGTTGTCCCCAAAAGGGCAGGATGGGAAGGGCCTGTGTAATCTTGATTTTGTGGATCGCTACGCAGAAATCTTGCGGGCGAACCTGCCGAATAAATTCTCTGACTTTGACAGGTTCTTTTCTGGCACTCAAAGGCTTGAAACCCTGGCGGCCATTCTCAAGCGCCATATTCAGGAAGACGGGTTGACGGTTCTGAACGTAGGCAGCGGTCCTTTTGCAACCGAATTGTTCATTGAGCGATTGCAGAAACAGCAGATTCAGTCCATCGATTACACGCCTGAATTTGCCCCCTTTTATCAGCTTCTTCTGCAGGAAGGGTATATTGCCAATACATCCTTTGAACAAGTTGACGTGATGGCCGTGGAGTTTCCGCAAAAAGCTTTTGATTTGATCATCATACATGACGTTCTGTTTGAAAAAGCCCTTGAAATGGAAACCCTGATCACACGTTTGTCACCCTTTCTAAAGCCCGGCGGATCTATATATTTCGACTTTATCAACAGTCGGACACAGTGGGTGAAACGTCTGTTTGGCCAGCATGATCAGTTCCGATATTATGATCCAGATAAGGTGCGAAGCTTTATTAGCCAAGCCGGGTTTGAAATCCTGTCCTTTGAAGCAACCCACAAATCACATTCCTGGCCGATCAGGATTTTACATCACGGGCTTCGGATCCTTTCGGGTGGAAGCAGTAATTATTCTGTTCTTGTCCAAAGTAAGAGCCCCTCATGA
- a CDS encoding glycosyltransferase family 4 protein yields the protein MMLNRRSSHTPIRIAILVTRMDIGGVPDHIMTLLDGMSDGMNVTLITDSLHPEHQSAIEAKGIKVIFLPMSRLLDIRADIKALRQLRQILKEGGFDILHTHMSKAALLGAIIGTLSRDLIVVNTAHNLGFIAMPQRWKKLVFWAYDKIISALGIDATITVSQRVADAVIHAGILPRNQVFVIPNGIRLQSFSSRAAEDSCFRQEIIGNEGSGKIIICVARLVWFKGIDTLIDGFALVTKNHPDAHLAIVGSGELEDSLRAQAHQLSLEKHVHFCGERRDVPALLTASDLFVLSSVSEGLPISLLEAMAARLPIVATDVGGVSEMIIAGKTGRVVPAAEPHTLAQHISDLLADPDLCHQYGEAGFDLLNEKFSQQAMVAQTEILYQNLVLAQSREVVHA from the coding sequence ATGATGCTAAATCGCCGTTCTTCACACACGCCCATTCGTATTGCAATCCTTGTCACCCGCATGGATATCGGCGGTGTCCCCGACCATATCATGACGTTGCTTGACGGGATGAGTGACGGAATGAACGTGACCCTGATAACGGACAGCCTTCACCCGGAGCATCAAAGCGCCATAGAGGCCAAAGGCATCAAGGTCATCTTTCTTCCAATGAGCCGGTTGCTTGATATCCGCGCCGACATAAAAGCGCTGCGGCAGCTTCGCCAAATCCTGAAGGAAGGCGGTTTTGATATTCTTCATACACATATGTCGAAAGCCGCTCTTCTCGGCGCCATTATCGGCACCCTCTCCCGCGATCTTATCGTTGTTAATACCGCCCATAATCTTGGGTTTATCGCCATGCCCCAACGCTGGAAGAAACTCGTTTTCTGGGCTTATGACAAGATCATCAGTGCGTTAGGCATTGATGCGACAATCACAGTTTCACAACGGGTTGCAGATGCGGTCATTCACGCAGGCATCCTGCCCCGCAATCAAGTATTTGTCATTCCAAACGGCATTCGGCTACAGAGTTTTTCAAGCCGGGCCGCCGAAGACAGCTGCTTCCGGCAAGAGATTATTGGTAATGAAGGATCTGGAAAAATCATCATCTGTGTCGCACGACTGGTCTGGTTTAAAGGCATTGATACGCTGATTGACGGCTTCGCCCTTGTCACCAAAAATCATCCCGATGCGCATCTTGCCATTGTTGGCAGCGGCGAGTTGGAGGACAGCCTTCGCGCTCAGGCGCACCAACTCTCGTTGGAAAAACATGTTCATTTTTGCGGGGAAAGACGAGATGTTCCAGCCTTGTTAACTGCCTCCGATTTGTTTGTTTTATCCTCAGTATCTGAGGGACTGCCGATTTCGCTTCTGGAAGCCATGGCTGCCCGCCTGCCGATTGTCGCAACCGATGTAGGGGGCGTTTCCGAAATGATCATTGCTGGAAAAACCGGCCGGGTCGTTCCCGCTGCAGAGCCGCATACCCTCGCCCAACATATCTCTGATCTTCTGGCTGACCCTGATCTCTGCCACCAGTATGGAGAGGCCGGATTTGACCTCTTGAACGAAAAATTCTCTCAGCAGGCGATGGTCGCCCAAACGGAAATTCTGTACCAGAACCTTGTTCTTGCCCAAAGCCGGGAGGTGGTCCATGCATGA
- a CDS encoding polysaccharide deacetylase family protein: MVLKCLLMPVGLLIPGKNNGLRVLFYHRVNSFAFHELGLVSRETTVRETAFERQLAHLARCGYRSVTVDEFEKMRTGKQAIDPKAILITFDDGYADNLECAAPLLKKYGFTAIVFVVTDMIGSNNAAWPMSDAEEFGQMMDVQALHQWLAEGHEIGSHTCSHPNLTTLGVPALQRELSESRSYIETEFKHPCTAFAYPTGDVNDQVADAVKSAGYSLAFTTRSGVNKAQTHPLRINRTEVSASDPYFIFCVKIRGVYDWLGFRDTMLYRNTLRKTYTLFARNNKTNHKVTT; the protein is encoded by the coding sequence ATGGTCCTTAAATGTCTGTTGATGCCTGTCGGTTTGTTAATCCCCGGGAAAAACAACGGTTTGCGCGTTCTGTTTTATCATCGGGTCAATTCTTTCGCGTTTCACGAACTGGGCCTTGTCTCGCGAGAGACAACCGTACGGGAAACAGCATTTGAACGCCAGCTTGCCCATCTGGCGCGCTGTGGATATCGCTCGGTCACGGTTGATGAATTTGAAAAAATGAGGACCGGAAAGCAGGCCATCGACCCGAAAGCAATTTTGATCACGTTTGATGATGGCTATGCGGACAATCTGGAATGTGCCGCGCCATTGCTCAAAAAATATGGCTTTACCGCCATCGTATTTGTCGTCACCGATATGATCGGTAGCAATAATGCCGCTTGGCCGATGAGTGACGCTGAAGAATTTGGCCAGATGATGGATGTTCAAGCCCTGCATCAATGGTTGGCAGAAGGCCATGAAATTGGTTCTCACACCTGTTCACACCCAAACCTGACAACCCTTGGGGTCCCCGCATTACAAAGAGAACTCAGTGAATCGCGCAGCTATATTGAAACAGAATTCAAACACCCTTGCACGGCCTTTGCTTATCCCACCGGAGATGTAAATGATCAGGTCGCCGATGCAGTCAAAAGTGCAGGCTACAGCCTCGCGTTTACAACCCGTTCCGGCGTGAACAAAGCACAGACTCACCCCTTAAGAATTAACCGAACGGAAGTTTCAGCCAGTGACCCCTATTTTATCTTCTGCGTTAAAATAAGAGGCGTATACGACTGGTTGGGCTTTCGTGACACAATGCTCTACCGAAATACACTGCGCAAGACCTACACTTTGTTTGCCCGAAACAACAAAACCAATCACAAAGTGACCACATGA
- a CDS encoding sugar transferase produces MKIASIRIPRTAQTIFFVDLLVIGTMTGLFANVIFELANTSVIDAPTRFQFTPIMGNVAAIVYGLSIHAALFSMGLYQRRYLRGIGLLKSGLTAGLLTWLLIAWPMATAGLLHDHVPTFHFLLVHILLFAQLICVRPIVCFYFRRFAKKRRVALVGSEAMQSIFMDMIRQTTPTEFEVVRNKYVDCKLEKDDLRTVLKDLCKQDDIDQVIVDLPPKDINALYTRSEPNQPGNLPVKLTTISNTIEQCARWSETEDNDLTVARVQSQPLARRAKYLAEIFIALCGVLFVLPVMIGVALAIKLDDGGPILYRQRRVGKNNRVFDVLKFRSMRQNAEADGKARWASVGDSRVTRIGRFIRLTRMDELPQLINIIRGDMALVGPRPERPEFVDQIASEIPGYRLRLSVRPGLTGWAQINMSYTANMAETIRKTQLDLYYIKNWSLWLDLAIIIQTVRIVLFAEGAR; encoded by the coding sequence ATGAAGATCGCAAGCATTCGAATTCCTCGTACAGCACAAACGATATTTTTTGTAGATTTGCTGGTTATCGGAACGATGACCGGACTGTTTGCGAACGTTATTTTCGAGCTTGCGAATACCTCCGTTATTGATGCGCCAACAAGATTTCAATTTACCCCGATCATGGGAAATGTTGCTGCTATCGTTTATGGCCTGTCAATTCATGCCGCCTTGTTTTCAATGGGTCTTTATCAACGCAGATACTTGCGCGGTATCGGATTACTGAAAAGCGGGCTGACTGCAGGATTATTGACCTGGCTGCTTATTGCATGGCCGATGGCAACGGCTGGTTTACTGCACGACCATGTCCCAACCTTCCACTTCCTGCTGGTGCACATCCTTTTATTTGCGCAATTAATCTGTGTTCGCCCAATCGTCTGTTTTTACTTCCGCCGGTTCGCAAAAAAACGCCGTGTCGCCTTGGTTGGTTCCGAAGCCATGCAGTCGATTTTCATGGATATGATTCGCCAGACCACACCAACAGAATTTGAAGTGGTCAGGAATAAATACGTTGATTGCAAACTGGAAAAAGACGACTTGAGAACGGTTCTGAAAGATCTATGCAAACAGGACGATATTGATCAGGTGATTGTCGATCTTCCGCCCAAAGACATCAATGCATTATATACCCGAAGTGAACCAAACCAGCCGGGCAACCTCCCGGTCAAACTCACCACTATTTCCAACACCATAGAACAATGTGCCCGCTGGTCAGAAACCGAAGATAACGACCTGACGGTTGCGCGCGTTCAGAGCCAGCCACTGGCCCGGCGTGCAAAATATCTTGCGGAGATTTTCATTGCTCTTTGCGGCGTGCTTTTTGTTCTCCCCGTCATGATCGGTGTTGCCCTTGCGATAAAACTGGATGACGGCGGACCCATTTTATACCGCCAAAGAAGAGTTGGTAAAAATAATCGTGTGTTTGACGTCCTGAAATTTCGATCCATGCGCCAGAATGCCGAAGCCGATGGAAAAGCCCGCTGGGCCAGTGTCGGAGACAGCCGTGTAACCCGTATCGGCCGGTTCATCAGGCTGACCCGTATGGATGAATTACCGCAATTGATCAATATCATTCGCGGTGACATGGCGTTAGTTGGACCGCGCCCTGAGCGACCCGAGTTTGTGGACCAGATCGCCTCGGAAATTCCGGGCTACAGGCTTCGTTTGAGCGTGCGCCCCGGCCTGACAGGGTGGGCACAAATCAACATGTCCTATACCGCCAATATGGCGGAAACGATCCGCAAGACCCAATTGGACTTATATTATATCAAAAACTGGTCTCTGTGGTTGGATCTGGCCATTATTATTCAGACTGTCCGCATCGTCCTGTTTGCGGAAGGGGCGCGTTAG
- a CDS encoding MBOAT family O-acyltransferase, producing MLFNSYSFIFLFLPIAWIGYWIARGRSNEWGMIALSMASLFFYAYWDVRFLPVLLFSIGINHFVAGMITRTGRRYSRSWLIAGIIFNLGLLGFFKYMNFFSEISESLTGVAILSVHILLPIGISFFTFQQITYLIDAYRGKTARYDLLHYTVFVAFFPQLISGPIVHHSEMMPQFKTASRPEARSIAIGLSIFIAGLFKKLVLADNIAPFASAVFAASDSGADVTFVETWGALVAFSFQMYFDFSGYSDMAIGLGLMFGIRLPINFRSPYQALSIREYWQRWHITLGRFLTDYVYIPLGGSRVTLPRNLANLIILMFLSGMWHGAGLGFILWGLLNGFWLCCNVIMSRINQMLGITRGSLIPAPVACIMTFLAVSFGWCFFKSVNFAGLVNMTETAMGFNGLTLPASFALELGGFAPILEFLGFTFSGPGHVAIGEWATLGVPMIIASFLIVWTMPNTNQLFLSNDPEYNVEEQGFLIWRPNMVGFVSVSGIFFFAMLFASSISEFLYFQF from the coding sequence ATGCTCTTTAATTCGTATAGCTTTATTTTCCTGTTTTTACCAATCGCCTGGATCGGTTATTGGATCGCCCGCGGGCGCAGCAATGAATGGGGAATGATCGCACTCAGCATGGCCTCCCTTTTCTTTTATGCGTATTGGGATGTGAGGTTTCTGCCCGTCCTTCTTTTCTCGATCGGCATAAATCACTTCGTTGCAGGCATGATCACCCGAACAGGGCGGCGTTATTCACGCAGCTGGCTTATAGCTGGGATTATCTTTAATCTCGGTTTGCTGGGTTTTTTCAAATATATGAACTTCTTTTCAGAAATAAGTGAAAGCCTGACCGGTGTCGCGATCCTGTCTGTTCACATCCTGCTACCCATTGGTATTTCTTTTTTCACTTTTCAACAAATCACCTATCTTATCGATGCCTATCGCGGGAAAACGGCCCGCTATGACCTGCTGCACTACACGGTCTTTGTTGCCTTTTTTCCGCAGCTGATTTCCGGTCCGATCGTTCATCATTCTGAAATGATGCCACAATTCAAAACCGCGTCCCGCCCAGAGGCTCGAAGTATTGCAATCGGCTTGAGTATATTCATCGCCGGTCTGTTCAAGAAACTGGTTCTGGCAGACAATATTGCCCCCTTCGCCAGTGCTGTTTTTGCTGCAAGCGATAGCGGCGCAGACGTTACTTTTGTCGAAACCTGGGGGGCACTCGTCGCCTTCAGCTTCCAGATGTATTTTGATTTCTCAGGGTATAGCGATATGGCCATCGGGTTGGGACTGATGTTTGGTATTCGCCTGCCGATCAACTTCAGAAGTCCCTATCAGGCGCTATCAATCCGCGAATATTGGCAACGCTGGCATATTACCCTGGGCCGGTTTCTGACGGATTATGTGTATATACCACTTGGCGGCAGCCGGGTGACGCTTCCCAGAAATCTTGCCAATCTGATAATCTTAATGTTTCTAAGCGGGATGTGGCATGGTGCAGGTTTGGGCTTTATTTTATGGGGTCTTTTGAACGGGTTCTGGCTGTGCTGCAATGTGATCATGTCGCGGATCAATCAGATGCTGGGCATCACCCGGGGCAGCCTCATACCCGCGCCTGTCGCCTGTATCATGACCTTTTTAGCCGTCTCATTTGGCTGGTGTTTCTTTAAATCCGTTAATTTTGCAGGGCTTGTCAATATGACGGAAACCGCCATGGGGTTTAACGGTTTAACGCTGCCTGCCAGTTTCGCCTTGGAGCTGGGCGGCTTCGCTCCAATACTGGAATTTCTTGGTTTTACCTTTTCCGGGCCCGGCCATGTTGCAATTGGGGAGTGGGCGACCCTTGGGGTGCCTATGATAATTGCCTCCTTTTTGATTGTCTGGACAATGCCAAATACAAACCAGTTATTTCTCTCGAACGATCCGGAATATAACGTGGAGGAACAGGGGTTTCTCATCTGGCGGCCAAACATGGTGGGCTTTGTCTCCGTCTCCGGCATTTTCTTCTTCGCCATGCTTTTTGCAAGTTCAATCAGCGAATTTCTGTATTTCCAGTTCTAG
- a CDS encoding O-antigen ligase family protein, translated as MTQWAENRGMERYLVLTLVILGGLIAFAFAISNPILVSAVLLILAAGIAFVWLSFERPLITLIIVTVAQVLIPPYIRLPIPGLPPVPLALLLMAIFCSMVILKGMLKPARIDIGRDERLLTRTLLLYSGILLFTTAIGTPDLTAIQMWIKTAFIPVLMYLIVVRTINSIDDFQRLLDMLLLSAVACGVLAVHEFVTNTNIVALYFAPEVSPEDDFFLWYLVAGERETLEQPYRVFSFFTQPLEFSAFMIMMMPYAILSFVNQKLLGRRLIYGLSIIIVFAGYVVTFSRGPTLALMITIFVLAVLEKPLRKWVMIGITCLTILSISASPWIIDQKLMDRIQGTENVSLRFQLWQNGLAIFQKNPLFGIGYGAYPSHHVKSIRENKIGPMYEYHWKRIELVTTVENIYVTLAAETGLVGLTAFFVMLLRYFSIIRKILRQTLSVKTRTLALGSLGGVLAYLLSGMTVANIIGYTISIIFFGVFFAAAAILPRSLPDKTRPPARLQPH; from the coding sequence ATGACCCAATGGGCAGAAAATCGCGGAATGGAGAGATATCTGGTCCTGACATTGGTCATTTTGGGCGGACTGATTGCTTTCGCATTTGCCATCAGCAACCCGATACTCGTTAGCGCGGTTCTGCTGATACTTGCAGCCGGTATCGCATTTGTCTGGCTCAGCTTTGAACGACCACTCATCACGCTTATAATTGTCACCGTTGCGCAGGTTCTGATCCCGCCCTACATACGATTGCCCATTCCGGGATTGCCACCTGTGCCGCTGGCCTTGCTATTGATGGCCATCTTCTGCAGCATGGTCATTCTAAAAGGAATGCTGAAGCCTGCCCGCATAGACATTGGCAGGGACGAGCGGTTATTGACCCGAACCCTCCTTCTTTACAGTGGTATTCTGCTGTTCACCACAGCAATCGGAACGCCAGACCTTACCGCCATACAGATGTGGATCAAAACCGCGTTCATCCCGGTTTTGATGTATCTCATTGTCGTCCGCACAATTAACAGCATCGATGATTTTCAGCGCCTGTTGGATATGCTGCTCCTGTCAGCGGTTGCCTGTGGTGTTCTTGCCGTTCATGAATTTGTGACAAACACCAATATAGTCGCACTCTACTTTGCACCAGAGGTGTCGCCAGAAGATGATTTTTTTCTCTGGTATTTGGTGGCGGGGGAGCGAGAGACCCTTGAACAGCCCTACCGTGTGTTTAGTTTTTTTACCCAACCGCTGGAATTTTCTGCCTTCATGATCATGATGATGCCTTACGCCATTCTCAGTTTTGTAAATCAAAAGCTATTAGGACGTCGGCTGATTTATGGGCTGTCGATCATTATCGTTTTTGCTGGCTATGTCGTCACTTTTTCACGCGGCCCTACGTTGGCCCTGATGATTACAATCTTCGTCCTCGCGGTCCTTGAAAAGCCGCTGCGAAAATGGGTGATGATCGGTATCACCTGTTTAACAATTCTATCCATCAGCGCGTCTCCCTGGATTATCGATCAAAAATTGATGGATCGAATTCAAGGCACTGAAAATGTTTCCCTGCGGTTTCAGCTTTGGCAGAACGGTTTAGCAATTTTCCAGAAAAATCCTCTATTTGGGATCGGTTATGGCGCCTACCCCTCCCACCATGTTAAATCCATTCGTGAAAACAAGATCGGTCCAATGTACGAATATCATTGGAAACGAATAGAATTGGTGACAACGGTCGAAAATATTTATGTCACCCTTGCCGCCGAAACCGGATTGGTCGGCCTGACGGCCTTCTTTGTCATGTTGTTGAGATATTTCAGCATCATACGAAAAATCCTGCGGCAAACACTCTCCGTCAAGACACGAACATTGGCGCTTGGGTCCTTGGGAGGGGTTCTCGCCTATCTGCTGAGCGGTATGACCGTCGCCAATATTATAGGCTACACCATCTCCATCATATTTTTTGGCGTATTCTTTGCCGCCGCGGCCATATTGCCCCGCAGCCTGCCGGACAAGACGCGTCCACCAGCCCGTTTGCAACCGCACTAA